From the genome of Halorussus caseinilyticus, one region includes:
- a CDS encoding class I SAM-dependent methyltransferase, giving the protein MKGAEWYQTDEVAEEYEEKRFSRGGRLIDRREKQAVLDAIGPVEDKKVLEIACGTGRFTVMLAERGADIVGLDISAAMLQQGRQKAQSAGVADHLEFMRGDAGRLPFPDDHFDTVFAMRFFHLADTPATFLSEMCRVAKEQVVFDTFNARSTRSVYNWLLPMGSHLYSRSDVEKLLAESDLRLVDAEHDWILPYGFYRKIPGAIAGPIRDVDTAIGNSPIGDYFASVSYWNASVE; this is encoded by the coding sequence GTGAAAGGAGCGGAGTGGTACCAGACGGACGAAGTTGCCGAGGAGTACGAAGAGAAGCGGTTCTCCCGTGGCGGACGACTCATCGACCGCCGCGAAAAGCAGGCCGTCCTCGACGCTATCGGTCCAGTCGAGGACAAGAAGGTTCTAGAAATCGCCTGCGGAACCGGTCGGTTCACGGTCATGCTGGCCGAACGCGGTGCCGACATCGTGGGTCTCGACATCTCTGCCGCGATGCTCCAGCAAGGCCGCCAGAAGGCCCAGAGCGCCGGGGTCGCCGACCACTTGGAGTTCATGCGGGGAGACGCCGGACGACTGCCCTTCCCCGACGACCACTTCGACACCGTGTTCGCCATGCGGTTTTTCCACCTCGCGGACACGCCCGCGACCTTCCTCTCGGAGATGTGTCGGGTCGCCAAAGAACAGGTCGTCTTCGACACGTTCAACGCCAGAAGCACGCGAAGCGTCTACAACTGGTTGCTCCCGATGGGTTCCCACCTCTACTCGCGGAGCGACGTGGAGAAACTGTTGGCCGAGTCGGACCTCCGACTCGTTGACGCCGAACACGACTGGATACTGCCCTACGGCTTCTATCGGAAGATTCCGGGCGCGATAGCCGGACCGATTCGGGACGTAGACACCGCCATCGGTAACTCGCCTATCGGCGACTACTTCGCGTCGGTCTCCTACTGGAACGCCAGCGTCGAGTGA
- a CDS encoding PPOX class F420-dependent oxidoreductase yields the protein MESIPDEFHDLFERQTFANFATLMGDGTPQVTPVWIDRGEEGYLLVNTARGRQKERNVERDPKVGLCVMDPDDPYRYVSVRGEVVEVTEDGAVEHIDELARRYMGVEEYPHHGEESGPRVVVRIRPDRVVTSGE from the coding sequence ATGGAGTCGATTCCCGACGAGTTCCACGACTTGTTCGAGCGACAGACGTTCGCCAACTTCGCCACTCTGATGGGCGACGGCACCCCGCAGGTGACGCCGGTGTGGATTGACCGCGGCGAGGAAGGCTACCTGCTGGTCAACACCGCCCGCGGCCGTCAGAAAGAGCGCAACGTCGAACGCGACCCGAAGGTCGGTCTCTGCGTGATGGACCCCGACGACCCCTACCGGTACGTCTCGGTCCGCGGCGAGGTGGTCGAGGTTACCGAAGACGGCGCAGTCGAACACATCGACGAACTCGCGCGTCGCTACATGGGCGTCGAGGAGTATCCCCACCACGGCGAGGAGTCCGGTCCCAGAGTGGTCGTTCGGATTCGTCCGGACCGCGTGGTCACGAGCGGCGAGTAG
- a CDS encoding winged helix-turn-helix domain-containing protein, whose protein sequence is MSATTDESPVAEQLSDDFRDRLRELPPSAKLVAKVLETDAPLSQGQLAEESLLPDRTVRYALNRLEDEDLVNSRYSFQDARKQVYFLNR, encoded by the coding sequence ATGAGCGCGACCACGGACGAGTCCCCCGTCGCCGAACAGTTATCAGACGATTTCCGCGACCGCCTGCGCGAACTTCCCCCGAGCGCCAAGTTGGTAGCGAAGGTACTGGAGACCGACGCTCCCCTCTCGCAGGGTCAACTCGCGGAAGAGTCGCTACTGCCCGACCGCACGGTCCGGTACGCCCTGAACCGCCTCGAAGACGAAGACCTCGTGAACTCCCGCTACAGTTTCCAAGACGCCCGCAAGCAGGTCTACTTCCTCAACCGCTGA
- a CDS encoding MBL fold metallo-hydrolase, whose amino-acid sequence MELREVSVPTETLAPSGTTNAYVLGREDALLVDPAGRTDELDAAVESREVGHVLVTHAHPDHVGGVAHYADACDATVWARAGREVRFERATGVAPDRTFREGTEIGGARVVETPGHAPDHVALAADGTMLTGDLVVVEGSVMVGADEGDLRAYLTSLRRLYARNPDRLYPGHGPVIENPRTEIERLIRHRLDREAKVLAAVREGATTPDAILDAAYDKDLTGVRDLARATVAAHLEKLDVEGKVEWDGDRARPPVVVD is encoded by the coding sequence ATGGAACTCCGAGAAGTCTCGGTTCCCACCGAGACGCTCGCACCGAGTGGAACGACCAACGCCTACGTTCTCGGGCGCGAAGACGCGCTTCTGGTGGACCCCGCGGGGCGGACCGACGAACTCGACGCGGCAGTCGAATCGCGCGAGGTCGGCCACGTCCTCGTCACGCACGCCCATCCCGACCACGTGGGCGGGGTCGCACACTACGCGGATGCCTGCGACGCGACCGTCTGGGCGCGTGCGGGCCGCGAGGTGCGCTTTGAGCGTGCGACGGGGGTCGCGCCCGACCGGACGTTTCGGGAGGGGACCGAAATCGGCGGTGCGAGGGTCGTGGAGACGCCGGGCCACGCGCCCGACCACGTTGCGCTCGCGGCGGACGGAACGATGCTGACGGGCGACCTCGTGGTCGTCGAGGGGAGCGTGATGGTCGGCGCTGACGAGGGCGACCTGCGCGCCTACCTGACCTCGCTCCGGCGGCTTTACGCACGGAACCCCGACCGGCTTTACCCCGGCCACGGTCCCGTCATCGAGAACCCCCGGACGGAAATCGAGCGCCTGATTCGCCACCGATTGGACCGCGAGGCGAAGGTGCTGGCCGCGGTCCGAGAGGGCGCGACCACGCCGGACGCGATTCTCGACGCCGCCTACGACAAGGACCTCACGGGCGTCCGGGACCTCGCCCGCGCGACGGTGGCCGCGCACCTCGAAAAACTCGACGTGGAGGGGAAAGTCGAGTGGGACGGCGACCGGGCGCGCCCGCCGGTCGTCGTGGACTAG
- a CDS encoding YkgJ family cysteine cluster protein: MQSLEAELERAQGLDIADIADAIESIGFECTRCGACCKAEADDPHTATVFPDEVRDLEDATDYDWRDVARPMPYGLDGGESDGGGGSDGEPTGETFEWALQTDACGDCAFYEEADDGTGACSVHGDRPLICETYPFSVGLGGTSQPMGEAVDSVALGAQRKAGETGDEEGVVRAHECEGLGRDISREDAEDLAAALKERAVRELAEAIAVRDEYEPTDPDGGVVVHDSEGAKRPDGSAYDG, translated from the coding sequence GTGCAGAGCCTCGAAGCGGAACTGGAGCGCGCTCAGGGTCTCGACATCGCCGACATCGCGGACGCCATCGAGTCGATTGGTTTCGAGTGTACGCGGTGCGGCGCGTGTTGTAAAGCCGAGGCTGACGACCCCCACACCGCGACGGTGTTCCCCGACGAGGTGCGGGACCTCGAAGACGCTACCGACTACGACTGGCGCGACGTGGCCCGGCCGATGCCCTACGGACTCGACGGCGGCGAGAGCGATGGCGGCGGTGGGTCCGACGGTGAGCCCACGGGCGAGACCTTCGAGTGGGCGCTCCAGACCGACGCCTGCGGCGACTGCGCGTTCTACGAGGAGGCCGACGACGGCACGGGTGCCTGCTCGGTCCACGGGGACCGCCCGCTCATCTGCGAGACGTACCCCTTCTCGGTCGGACTCGGCGGGACGAGTCAACCCATGGGCGAGGCGGTAGACAGCGTTGCGCTGGGAGCGCAACGGAAAGCCGGTGAAACCGGCGACGAGGAGGGCGTCGTCCGCGCTCACGAGTGCGAGGGACTGGGGAGAGACATCTCTCGGGAGGACGCCGAGGACCTCGCGGCGGCGCTCAAAGAGCGCGCGGTCCGGGAACTGGCGGAGGCCATCGCGGTCCGCGACGAGTACGAACCCACCGACCCCGACGGTGGCGTCGTGGTCCACGACTCCGAGGGTGCCAAGCGCCCGGACGGGTCGGCCTACGACGGGTGA
- a CDS encoding TRAM domain-containing protein translates to MEISDKLLCLFSADVTIEDDKYVVEVPRREIETGSVEPGETYRVALISDDSDSDSGSPKQTESKSQSKSSGAPSEPQPPVEEGEIRYVEVEDIGKQGDGIARVERGYVIIVPDAEIGERVKVEITEVKSNFAVGEIIEEDF, encoded by the coding sequence TTGGAGATCTCTGACAAACTCCTGTGTCTGTTCAGTGCTGATGTGACTATCGAAGACGACAAGTACGTCGTCGAAGTACCGCGCCGAGAAATCGAAACCGGGTCCGTCGAACCCGGCGAAACCTACCGCGTCGCGCTCATCTCGGACGACTCCGACTCCGACTCCGGCTCCCCGAAGCAAACTGAGTCGAAGTCACAGTCCAAGAGTAGCGGCGCACCGTCCGAACCGCAACCCCCCGTCGAGGAGGGCGAAATCCGCTACGTCGAAGTCGAGGACATCGGCAAGCAGGGCGACGGCATCGCCCGCGTCGAGCGCGGATACGTCATCATCGTCCCCGACGCCGAAATCGGCGAGCGCGTGAAGGTCGAAATTACGGAAGTCAAGTCCAACTTCGCGGTCGGCGAAATCATCGAAGAGGACTTCTAA
- a CDS encoding radical SAM protein produces MTDLADLDVTLVDGYVDEPAHFGVPPYISTYPRYTAGAIVDAGVPTENVTYHTIDELRDDTHKWRDVEEADLLVYLGGMTVPGKYVGGTPAEPDEVRKMAWTADGTSLMGGPVKFGVGDENAGATETERDDLDFDFVAKGDVEAAAYDLVNTGLEGFDNRMRDNEEIDRWAAKGAFVVEQHPNHPDYLIAELETSRGCPYRCSFCTEPLYGNPSFRRPESVVSEVETLYDRGTRHFRLGRQADILAYGGDGEKPNPDALRDLYGGIREVAPDIGTLHLDNMNPITVVEWPELAREGIRVIAEHNTPGDTAAFGLESADPLVQEENNLNVTAEECFEAVKIVNEEAGWRPGEDPADAPTHGEDAANRLPKLLPGINLLHGLKGERRETFDHNKKFLKRVYDEGLMLRRVNIRQVMAFDGTEMSDVGADIAKDHKKLFKQYKSEVREQIDNPMLQRLAPAGTILPNVHLEYHEDGKTFGRQLGTYPLLVGIPGERELGRTVDVAVVDHGYRSVTGVVHPLDVNSATMDELTAIPGLGKQRAGNIVVNRPYESPAELDADVGVDLAEFTTAERPEGAD; encoded by the coding sequence ATGACCGACCTCGCGGACCTCGACGTGACTCTCGTGGACGGGTACGTGGACGAACCCGCCCACTTCGGCGTGCCGCCGTACATCTCGACGTATCCGCGGTACACCGCCGGAGCAATCGTGGACGCGGGCGTCCCGACCGAAAACGTCACCTACCACACGATAGACGAACTCCGCGACGACACCCACAAGTGGCGCGACGTGGAGGAAGCCGACCTGCTCGTCTACCTCGGCGGAATGACCGTTCCCGGCAAGTACGTCGGAGGCACTCCGGCCGAACCCGACGAAGTGCGAAAGATGGCGTGGACCGCCGACGGGACGAGTCTGATGGGCGGTCCCGTGAAGTTCGGCGTCGGCGACGAGAACGCCGGAGCGACCGAGACCGAACGCGACGACTTGGACTTCGACTTCGTGGCGAAAGGCGACGTGGAGGCCGCGGCCTACGACCTCGTGAACACCGGACTGGAGGGGTTCGACAACCGGATGCGCGACAACGAGGAAATCGACCGCTGGGCCGCGAAGGGCGCGTTCGTGGTCGAACAGCACCCCAACCACCCCGACTACCTCATCGCCGAGTTGGAGACCTCTCGGGGATGTCCCTACCGGTGTTCGTTCTGCACGGAACCGCTGTACGGCAACCCCTCGTTCCGGCGACCGGAGTCGGTCGTCAGCGAAGTCGAGACCCTCTACGACCGGGGGACGCGCCACTTCCGACTCGGCCGACAGGCCGACATCCTCGCGTACGGCGGCGACGGCGAGAAACCGAACCCGGACGCCCTGCGCGACCTCTACGGCGGGATTCGTGAGGTCGCGCCCGACATCGGGACGCTCCACCTCGACAACATGAACCCCATCACGGTGGTCGAGTGGCCCGAGCTCGCCCGCGAGGGCATCCGGGTCATCGCCGAACACAACACGCCGGGCGACACCGCCGCGTTCGGTCTGGAGTCGGCCGACCCCCTCGTGCAGGAGGAAAACAATCTCAACGTCACCGCCGAGGAGTGTTTCGAGGCTGTCAAAATCGTCAACGAGGAGGCGGGGTGGCGACCCGGCGAGGACCCCGCGGACGCGCCCACGCACGGCGAGGACGCCGCGAACCGCCTGCCGAAACTCCTGCCGGGCATCAACCTGCTCCACGGACTCAAGGGCGAGCGCCGCGAGACGTTCGACCACAACAAGAAGTTCCTGAAGCGAGTGTACGACGAGGGCCTGATGCTCCGGCGGGTCAACATCCGGCAGGTCATGGCGTTCGACGGCACGGAGATGAGCGACGTGGGCGCGGACATCGCCAAGGACCACAAGAAACTGTTCAAGCAGTACAAGTCCGAGGTCCGCGAACAAATCGACAACCCGATGCTCCAGCGACTCGCTCCGGCGGGGACGATTCTGCCGAACGTCCACCTCGAATACCACGAGGACGGCAAGACGTTCGGCCGCCAACTCGGGACCTACCCCCTGCTCGTGGGGATTCCGGGCGAGCGCGAACTCGGCCGAACCGTGGACGTTGCGGTCGTAGACCACGGCTATCGGTCGGTGACGGGCGTGGTCCACCCGCTGGACGTGAACAGCGCGACGATGGACGAACTCACCGCGATTCCGGGTCTCGGGAAACAGCGCGCCGGGAACATCGTGGTCAACAGACCCTACGAGTCGCCCGCCGAACTCGACGCCGACGTGGGCGTGGACCTCGCCGAGTTCACGACGGCCGAGCGACCGGAGGGCGCGGACTGA
- a CDS encoding DUF7559 family protein, with product MPATLEVKCTNDECELDMFEMHYTYDMPDDVGVSDFQCPYCTRTDTLREIEL from the coding sequence ATGCCCGCGACGCTCGAAGTGAAGTGTACGAACGACGAGTGCGAACTGGACATGTTCGAGATGCACTACACCTACGACATGCCCGACGACGTTGGCGTCTCGGATTTCCAGTGTCCGTACTGCACTCGAACCGACACCCTCCGAGAAATCGAGCTATGA
- a CDS encoding NAD(P)/FAD-dependent oxidoreductase → MTDVPDPTPDSATDSDSPRVAVVGGGAVGVTAAYDLARRGAEVVVYEKDEIGGGSTGRAAGVLYDAFAAPEDARVGDRAIERFREFSGEGDFEFRETPYVWFAREGDDRRAAAIREQVPRMRDAGRDVSFADPADLRERFPAVEWSDVDVAAVAENAGRTDPGTYADLLAEKARAEGAEVRTGVEARLDADALAVETGDGESEPFDAIVVAAGAHTKRVLAVAGIPVPLKPYRVQALTVGFDAERRADLPMCYDATGGYYLRPHSEGLLAGDGTEEVESDPDDWAREADREFCEVTRERLAHRVGDFGAVREAWAGLCVATPDRDPLLGELREGLFVAAGWQGHGFMRAPALGEATAEAVLGDNPLPEFDPTRFDGDEEFPVVEGMAIE, encoded by the coding sequence ATGACCGACGTTCCCGACCCGACCCCGGACTCGGCGACCGACTCGGATTCGCCGAGGGTCGCCGTCGTCGGCGGCGGTGCGGTCGGCGTCACCGCGGCCTACGACCTCGCGCGCCGCGGCGCGGAGGTCGTCGTCTACGAGAAAGACGAGATAGGCGGCGGCAGTACGGGCCGGGCGGCGGGTGTCCTCTACGACGCCTTCGCCGCGCCGGAGGACGCTCGCGTCGGCGACCGGGCCATCGAGCGGTTCCGCGAGTTCTCGGGCGAAGGTGACTTCGAGTTCCGCGAGACGCCCTACGTCTGGTTCGCCCGCGAGGGCGACGACCGGCGCGCGGCCGCAATCCGCGAGCAGGTGCCCCGGATGCGGGACGCGGGCCGGGACGTGTCGTTCGCCGACCCCGCGGACCTCCGCGAGCGGTTCCCCGCGGTCGAGTGGAGCGACGTTGACGTGGCCGCAGTCGCGGAGAACGCCGGGCGGACCGACCCCGGAACGTACGCCGACTTGCTCGCGGAGAAGGCCCGCGCGGAAGGCGCGGAGGTCCGAACCGGCGTCGAGGCGCGCCTCGACGCCGACGCTCTCGCGGTCGAGACTGGCGACGGCGAGAGCGAACCCTTCGACGCAATCGTGGTCGCGGCGGGTGCCCACACCAAGCGGGTGCTCGCCGTCGCCGGAATCCCGGTCCCGCTCAAGCCCTACCGGGTGCAGGCTCTGACCGTCGGATTCGACGCCGAGCGACGGGCCGACCTGCCGATGTGCTACGACGCGACCGGGGGCTACTACCTCCGGCCCCACTCCGAGGGACTGCTGGCGGGCGACGGCACCGAGGAGGTAGAGAGCGACCCGGACGACTGGGCGCGCGAGGCCGACCGGGAGTTCTGCGAGGTCACCCGCGAGCGACTCGCCCACCGCGTCGGCGACTTCGGCGCGGTCCGGGAGGCGTGGGCCGGACTCTGCGTGGCGACCCCCGACCGGGACCCGCTTTTGGGTGAACTCCGAGAAGGCCTGTTCGTCGCGGCCGGGTGGCAGGGCCACGGGTTCATGCGCGCCCCGGCGCTCGGCGAGGCGACGGCCGAGGCGGTCCTCGGCGACAACCCCTTGCCCGAGTTCGACCCGACCCGCTTCGACGGCGACGAGGAGTTTCCCGTCGTGGAGGGGATGGCGATAGAGTAG
- a CDS encoding creatininase family protein, whose translation MYLHEHTTTTAADAFTEAEVAVLPTGSVEQHGPALPLGTDFLAARAVAETVADRSDTILLPPIPVGVSAHHRQFDGTLWTDPETFESYVADVLASATEHGVRKAVVVNGHGGNSGALRRAARGLRDDRVAFAAPWNWWSNLDALIEEELDTSLGHADEVETSMMLAVAGDLVREAALEDAEARGGDSWGESVRGASVGFDAIDFTESGAVGEPTAGSKQIGEKLLDHAAEDLAALVEWLAGRDLADLWPRGHK comes from the coding sequence ATGTACCTCCACGAACACACCACGACGACGGCGGCCGACGCCTTCACCGAGGCAGAGGTCGCGGTCCTGCCGACCGGGAGCGTCGAACAGCACGGTCCCGCGCTCCCCCTCGGGACCGACTTCCTCGCGGCCCGCGCAGTCGCCGAGACGGTCGCCGACCGCTCCGACACAATCCTCCTGCCGCCGATTCCGGTAGGTGTGAGCGCCCACCACCGACAGTTCGACGGGACGCTCTGGACCGACCCCGAGACGTTCGAGAGCTACGTCGCCGACGTACTCGCCAGCGCGACCGAACACGGCGTCCGGAAGGCGGTCGTCGTCAACGGTCACGGCGGCAACTCGGGCGCGCTCCGGCGCGCCGCCCGCGGCCTGCGCGACGACCGCGTGGCCTTCGCCGCGCCGTGGAACTGGTGGTCGAACTTGGACGCCCTCATCGAGGAAGAGTTGGACACCTCGCTCGGTCACGCCGACGAGGTGGAGACCAGCATGATGCTCGCGGTGGCGGGGGACCTCGTGCGCGAGGCGGCCCTCGAAGACGCCGAGGCCCGCGGCGGCGACTCGTGGGGCGAGTCGGTCCGGGGCGCGTCGGTCGGATTCGACGCCATCGATTTCACCGAGAGCGGCGCAGTCGGCGAACCGACCGCGGGGTCGAAGCAAATCGGCGAGAAGTTGCTCGACCACGCCGCCGAGGACCTCGCGGCCCTCGTGGAGTGGTTGGCCGGGCGAGACCTCGCCGACCTCTGGCCGCGGGGTCACAAATGA
- a CDS encoding DUF7388 family protein produces MLTTGETIAETGLDAAALKPAECDVSRAVELPFEAVAIDYEGREHLPDEATLAELASELEVRLTTPVRAEGFDPLGDDAGYDRVPDGVNRVAVAGHAAYLTDDERRKAVAPRLRAAVERDPTAWVGTEGVERLALATGATQFELLSRTTERDLRALRAAGFDGELAVYAPTVLTDDDDEVLDAVGGYAARRGPVASALPDGAETDRAATGRAREVLSAATRDYALVGTPAEVGERIAALKDAGADLVVGYPARGIEEFVG; encoded by the coding sequence ATGTTGACCACTGGCGAGACTATCGCCGAGACTGGACTAGACGCCGCCGCGCTCAAACCCGCCGAGTGTGACGTGTCGCGCGCGGTCGAACTCCCCTTCGAGGCGGTCGCTATCGACTACGAAGGGCGCGAACACCTCCCCGACGAAGCAACGTTGGCCGAACTCGCTTCCGAGTTGGAGGTTCGCCTGACCACGCCCGTTAGGGCCGAGGGGTTCGACCCCCTCGGCGACGACGCTGGCTACGACCGGGTTCCCGACGGCGTAAACCGGGTCGCAGTCGCCGGACACGCCGCCTACCTCACCGACGACGAGCGACGGAAGGCGGTCGCACCCCGACTCCGGGCCGCGGTCGAACGCGACCCCACCGCGTGGGTCGGCACCGAGGGCGTCGAACGACTCGCGCTGGCGACGGGAGCGACCCAGTTCGAACTCCTCTCGCGGACTACCGAGCGAGACCTGCGCGCGCTCAGGGCCGCCGGGTTCGACGGCGAACTCGCGGTGTACGCGCCCACGGTCCTCACCGACGACGACGACGAAGTACTGGACGCGGTTGGTGGGTACGCCGCCCGCCGAGGTCCCGTGGCGAGCGCGCTCCCCGACGGCGCAGAGACCGACCGCGCCGCGACCGGACGGGCGCGCGAGGTCCTCTCGGCCGCGACTCGGGACTACGCGCTGGTCGGGACGCCCGCCGAAGTCGGCGAGCGAATCGCGGCGTTGAAAGACGCCGGGGCCGACCTCGTGGTGGGCTACCCCGCCCGCGGCATCGAGGAGTTCGTCGGGTAG
- a CDS encoding transcription elongation factor Spt5 produces MAMYAVKTTASQERTVADMIINREEPEIHAALAPDSLTSYVMVEADNDAVITRVLEEIPHARSMVPGASDISEVEHFLSPTPDVEGIAEGDIVELIAGPFKGEKAQVQRIDEGKDQVTVELYEATVPIPVTVRGDQIRVLDSEER; encoded by the coding sequence ATGGCAATGTACGCAGTCAAGACGACCGCGAGTCAGGAGCGCACCGTTGCGGACATGATTATCAACCGGGAGGAACCGGAGATTCACGCCGCGCTCGCGCCCGACTCGCTGACGAGTTACGTGATGGTCGAAGCGGACAACGACGCGGTTATCACCCGCGTTCTCGAAGAGATTCCCCACGCCCGGAGCATGGTGCCCGGCGCGAGCGACATCTCCGAGGTGGAACACTTCCTGTCGCCGACCCCCGACGTGGAAGGTATCGCGGAGGGCGACATCGTGGAACTCATCGCCGGACCGTTCAAAGGCGAGAAGGCCCAAGTCCAGCGAATCGACGAGGGCAAGGACCAAGTGACGGTCGAACTGTACGAGGCGACGGTCCCGATTCCGGTGACGGTCCGAGGCGACCAGATTCGGGTGCTGGACTCCGAAGAGCGGTAA
- a CDS encoding protein translocase SEC61 complex subunit gamma, producing the protein MDVKLDLSSYVRVLKLASTPSWEEFSKISKIAGAGIILVGLLGFIIFAVMSFLPA; encoded by the coding sequence ATGGACGTTAAGCTTGACCTCTCGTCGTACGTGCGGGTGTTGAAACTCGCCAGCACGCCCTCGTGGGAGGAGTTCTCCAAGATTTCGAAAATCGCCGGTGCAGGAATCATCCTCGTGGGACTGCTGGGCTTTATCATCTTCGCCGTCATGAGCTTCCTCCCAGCGTAG
- the ftsZ gene encoding cell division protein FtsZ codes for MDSLVEDAIEEAEGGQDSRQPSSGTGTQAANASGTMTDEELKDVLQDLQTDITVVGCGGAGGNTVNRMAEEGIHGAKLVAANTDVQHLVEIEADTKILMGEQKTQGRGAGSLPQVGEEAALESQEEIYDAIQGSDMVFVTAGLGGGTGTGSAPVVAKAARESGALTISIVTTPFTAEGEVRRTNAEAGLERLRDVSDTVIVVPNDRLLDSVGKLPVRQAFKVADEVLMRSVKGITELITKPGLVNLDFADVRTVMEKGGVAMIGLGESDSDAKAQDSVKSALRSPLLDVDISGANSALVNVTGGNDMSIEEAEGVVEEIYDRIDPDARIIWGTSIDEELDGEMRTMIVVTGVESPQIYGRNEAQQAKANKRLQDIDYVE; via the coding sequence ATGGACTCGTTAGTGGAAGACGCCATCGAGGAAGCCGAGGGGGGACAGGACTCCCGACAGCCCAGTTCGGGGACTGGGACGCAGGCCGCGAACGCGTCGGGGACGATGACCGACGAAGAACTCAAAGACGTTCTGCAGGACCTCCAGACCGACATCACGGTGGTCGGTTGCGGCGGCGCGGGCGGTAACACCGTCAACCGGATGGCCGAGGAGGGCATCCACGGCGCGAAACTCGTCGCGGCCAACACCGACGTACAGCACCTCGTGGAAATCGAGGCCGACACCAAGATTCTGATGGGCGAGCAGAAGACCCAAGGCCGGGGCGCTGGCTCGCTCCCGCAGGTCGGCGAGGAGGCCGCCCTCGAGAGCCAAGAGGAGATTTACGACGCGATTCAGGGGTCTGACATGGTGTTCGTCACCGCCGGACTCGGCGGCGGCACCGGCACCGGCTCTGCGCCCGTGGTCGCCAAGGCCGCCCGCGAATCCGGCGCGCTCACCATCTCCATCGTCACGACGCCGTTCACCGCGGAGGGCGAGGTCCGCCGGACCAACGCCGAGGCGGGACTGGAGCGCCTGCGCGACGTTTCGGACACGGTCATCGTCGTGCCCAACGACCGCCTGCTCGACTCGGTCGGGAAACTCCCCGTCCGACAGGCGTTCAAGGTGGCCGACGAGGTGCTGATGCGCTCGGTCAAGGGCATCACCGAACTCATCACCAAGCCCGGCCTCGTGAATCTGGACTTCGCCGACGTTCGCACCGTCATGGAGAAAGGCGGCGTGGCGATGATTGGTCTCGGCGAGAGCGATTCGGACGCGAAGGCCCAAGACTCGGTGAAGTCCGCGCTCCGGTCGCCACTGCTGGATGTGGACATCTCGGGCGCGAACTCCGCGCTGGTCAACGTCACCGGGGGCAACGACATGTCCATCGAGGAGGCCGAGGGCGTGGTCGAGGAAATCTACGACCGCATCGACCCCGACGCCCGCATCATCTGGGGGACCTCCATCGACGAGGAACTCGACGGCGAGATGCGCACGATGATAGTCGTCACCGGCGTCGAGTCCCCCCAAATCTACGGCCGCAACGAGGCCCAGCAAGCCAAGGCCAACAAGCGGCTTCAGGACATCGACTACGTGGAGTAG